From one Nonomuraea polychroma genomic stretch:
- a CDS encoding CapA family protein, which translates to MTVTLALAGDTMLGRGVADELAVSTDPDTYLSDGVRAHLAEADAVVLNLECCISDRGTPWLSPGKPFFFRAPPQAADLLAEVGVSCVTLANNHALDYGYDALLDTRAHLDRVEVHAVGAGADEQQARQPVVLAVRGLRIGVIAATDHPLDYAATPDRPGVAYVDLHSGVPSWLTDGVAALRAEADAVLVTPHWGPNMTPGPLAYIRAAADTLVEAGASLVAGHSAHVVHGVAPPVLYDMGDFLDDYIVDPELRNDLSFLFLVTVDELGPVRLRAVPLKLEYARTVLADGEERAWLGRRFASACADFGATATWEDGLLIADMR; encoded by the coding sequence GTGACTGTCACGCTCGCGCTGGCGGGTGACACGATGCTCGGCCGCGGTGTGGCCGACGAGCTGGCCGTGTCCACGGATCCGGACACGTACCTGTCGGACGGCGTCCGCGCGCACCTGGCCGAGGCCGACGCGGTCGTGCTGAACCTCGAATGTTGCATCTCCGACCGTGGCACCCCGTGGCTCTCGCCGGGGAAACCGTTCTTCTTCCGCGCCCCGCCGCAGGCCGCGGACCTGCTCGCCGAGGTCGGCGTCAGCTGCGTCACGCTGGCCAACAACCACGCGCTCGACTACGGCTACGACGCCTTGCTGGACACCCGGGCACATCTGGACCGTGTGGAGGTCCACGCGGTGGGCGCGGGCGCCGACGAGCAACAGGCGCGGCAGCCGGTCGTCCTCGCCGTGCGGGGGCTGCGCATCGGCGTCATCGCCGCGACCGACCATCCGCTGGACTACGCGGCCACCCCCGACCGGCCCGGCGTGGCCTACGTGGACCTGCACTCCGGCGTGCCGTCCTGGTTGACGGACGGGGTGGCCGCGCTGCGTGCGGAAGCGGACGCCGTGCTGGTCACCCCCCATTGGGGCCCCAACATGACGCCCGGTCCGCTCGCCTACATCCGCGCGGCCGCCGACACCCTGGTCGAGGCCGGGGCGAGCCTGGTCGCCGGCCACTCCGCGCACGTGGTGCACGGCGTCGCGCCGCCGGTCCTGTACGACATGGGCGACTTCCTCGACGACTACATCGTGGATCCCGAGCTGCGTAACGACCTGTCGTTCCTGTTCCTCGTGACGGTCGACGAGCTCGGCCCGGTGCGGCTGCGTGCCGTGCCGCTCAAGCTCGAGTACGCCCGTACCGTGCTGGCCGACGGCGAGGAACGCGCCTGGCTGGGCCGGCGTTTCGCCAGCGCGTGCGCGGACTTCGGGGCCACCGCCACGTGGGAGGACGGCCTCCTGATCGCGGACATGCGGTGA
- a CDS encoding SPW repeat protein — MTREMESHPDIIRMRERYDDAAANPAVQLADGLTLLAGLFLALSPWIVGFVNLGSLTMNNLVTGLAVALLSLGFSSAFGRTYGIAWTAPLIGLWTIVAPWLIRGEAATAGAITTNVIVGAVIAVLGLITVGMGMTRKRR, encoded by the coding sequence ATGACCCGCGAAATGGAGAGTCATCCCGACATCATCCGTATGCGGGAAAGGTACGACGACGCCGCAGCCAATCCGGCAGTTCAACTGGCGGACGGGCTGACCCTGCTGGCCGGACTGTTCCTGGCGCTGTCGCCATGGATCGTGGGATTCGTCAATCTCGGATCGCTCACGATGAACAATCTGGTCACCGGGCTCGCCGTGGCGCTGCTGTCGCTGGGCTTCAGCTCGGCCTTCGGCCGCACGTACGGCATCGCCTGGACCGCCCCGCTCATCGGCCTCTGGACCATAGTGGCCCCGTGGCTGATCCGGGGGGAGGCCGCCACTGCCGGGGCGATCACCACCAACGTGATCGTCGGCGCGGTCATCGCCGTCCTCGGCCTGATCACCGTGGGCATGGGCATGACGAGGAAGAGGCGGTGA
- a CDS encoding CBS domain-containing protein, with protein sequence MGTTQRKTVQDVMHQGAECIGANDSLRRASEMMRDLGVGALPICGDDDRLKGIITDRDIVIKCCAEGKDLDRTTAGELAHGLVWVDAHSSVEEALQKMEKHQIKRLPVIDNHRIVGMVSESDLAKELPDNKLAEFVHRVYAPS encoded by the coding sequence ATGGGCACAACGCAACGCAAGACCGTTCAGGACGTGATGCACCAGGGGGCGGAGTGCATCGGCGCGAACGACAGCCTGCGCAGGGCGTCGGAGATGATGCGCGACCTCGGGGTCGGCGCATTGCCGATCTGCGGTGACGACGACCGGCTCAAGGGCATCATCACCGACCGCGACATCGTGATCAAGTGCTGTGCCGAGGGCAAGGACCTCGACCGGACAACGGCGGGCGAGCTCGCCCATGGGCTGGTCTGGGTCGACGCCCACAGCAGCGTCGAAGAGGCGCTGCAGAAGATGGAGAAGCACCAGATCAAGCGCCTGCCGGTGATCGACAACCACCGGATCGTCGGCATGGTCAGCGAGTCGGACCTGGCGAAGGAACTGCCGGACAACAAGCTCGCCGAGTTCGTCCACCGGGTCTACGCGCCGTCGTGA
- a CDS encoding general stress protein: MASSNLITTNKEPIATYRSYQEAQKTVDYLSDHGFPVKGTLIVGVGLRSVEQVVARMTYLRAAGWGALSGAWFGLLVGLFLGIFTATAMSLMAVVLWGLLWGAVAGAIFGLIAHAVQGGHRDFVSEAGLVADKYEVLVDSDHAPRAHELLGRTPH, from the coding sequence ATGGCGTCGTCGAATCTCATCACCACCAACAAGGAGCCGATCGCGACCTATCGCAGCTACCAGGAAGCCCAGAAGACCGTCGACTATCTGTCCGACCACGGGTTCCCCGTCAAGGGAACGCTCATCGTGGGTGTAGGACTGCGCTCCGTCGAGCAGGTCGTCGCCCGCATGACCTACCTGCGCGCGGCGGGCTGGGGCGCGCTGAGCGGAGCCTGGTTCGGACTGCTCGTCGGCCTGTTCTTGGGGATCTTCACGGCCACGGCCATGTCGCTGATGGCCGTGGTGCTGTGGGGTCTGCTCTGGGGCGCCGTGGCTGGAGCGATCTTCGGCCTGATCGCGCACGCGGTCCAGGGCGGCCATCGCGACTTCGTCTCGGAGGCGGGGCTGGTCGCCGACAAATACGAGGTCCTCGTCGACTCGGATCACGCGCCCAGGGCTCACGAGCTGCTCGGGAGGACTCCTCACTAG
- a CDS encoding helix-turn-helix transcriptional regulator: MRFPRPGPGKRFIGGSEMRGREREWRHVDGLLRTLRRRGGALLVDGEPGAGRSRLLAEAAATASARGISVVQAGVAELGELVPCGVLLQALDLGAEPADDVPVGSVTRLLDRLVAAFDARAPVLAVLDDLHRADPATLKTLHTLHDLLAGRPVGWLLSRSTAVRDGPAAALFDLLERHGAVRTTLAPLSPDAATALAADILGERPDTATQTLVAAAGGNPLLIIELLAGLRDEGLLGTAGPGTPLPARPRAVVRSWIDPLGAESRSLVETAAVFGGSLSFEHAASLLGTTPAALLPAMEESTAAGVLVVTAHGLAFRHELVGDVVATWVPPPVRRALLEQVGVIEEAATGAGPTVADMESTIAEGRLREAERVVRRRLADHGSVTGMAELRSLLAEIMYLTGRGEEAVREAETVLAVPGLPQHVRDRAILVRLYAVTRRRSGGAAAAYANEVVEERSRHGPAATAAALIALATAAREEGRFGDALALAEDARRLTEDARRPAGVGGPERRRYEVCLLTAALLTDVRRLDEARAMLRQARKEMFANGHLAWAADASAVEARAELAEGRLDGASGEAERALDLAGALDTPLSAAEAAAVLAAVALRRGDLREARRHVADPPEGSLETRTRHALLAARITEAKDGPHSAMPLLTGLSWSLSLAMEPTAAPWLVRVALAADDRSAAESVAAAADALSRASPRFPALAASAAHVRGLLDGDRDALARAAEQAADAWARASAEEDLGVALDAAGQREEAVRSLDRALAAYVETGSARDAARIRQRLRGMGVRHRHWNSAKRPASGWDSLTETEYTVSLLVVDGWTNRQIAEQMFISVHTVTFHLRQVYRKLSINSRVELARLAVAQGRVDPGRAQDGRRD, translated from the coding sequence ATGAGATTTCCCCGTCCCGGTCCAGGAAAGCGCTTCATCGGAGGCAGCGAGATGCGGGGACGCGAACGGGAGTGGCGCCACGTCGACGGCCTGCTGCGCACGCTGCGACGCCGCGGCGGGGCCCTCCTGGTCGACGGCGAGCCGGGCGCGGGAAGGAGCCGGCTGCTCGCCGAGGCCGCCGCCACCGCGTCCGCACGGGGAATCTCCGTGGTCCAGGCCGGCGTGGCGGAGCTGGGCGAGCTCGTCCCGTGCGGCGTGCTGCTCCAGGCTCTCGACCTGGGCGCCGAGCCCGCGGACGACGTCCCGGTGGGCTCGGTAACGAGGCTGCTGGACCGGCTGGTGGCGGCCTTCGACGCCAGGGCGCCGGTCCTGGCCGTGCTCGACGACCTGCACCGCGCGGACCCGGCGACGCTCAAGACCCTCCACACCCTGCACGACCTGCTCGCCGGCCGGCCCGTCGGCTGGTTGCTGAGCCGCTCGACCGCGGTGCGGGACGGCCCGGCGGCCGCGCTGTTCGACCTGCTGGAGCGGCATGGAGCCGTGCGGACCACCCTCGCCCCGCTCTCCCCGGACGCCGCCACGGCGCTGGCCGCCGACATCCTCGGCGAACGTCCGGACACGGCCACGCAGACGCTCGTGGCCGCCGCCGGCGGCAATCCGCTGCTGATCATCGAGCTGCTCGCCGGACTGCGCGACGAAGGCCTGCTCGGGACAGCGGGGCCGGGCACGCCCCTGCCCGCCCGGCCGCGAGCCGTGGTGCGGAGCTGGATCGACCCTCTGGGCGCGGAGTCCAGGAGCCTGGTGGAGACGGCCGCGGTGTTCGGTGGCTCACTGTCGTTCGAGCACGCCGCGTCGCTGCTGGGCACCACGCCGGCCGCGTTGCTCCCGGCGATGGAGGAGTCCACGGCGGCGGGCGTCCTCGTCGTGACCGCGCACGGCCTCGCCTTCCGCCACGAACTCGTCGGCGACGTCGTCGCCACGTGGGTCCCGCCACCTGTGCGGCGGGCGCTGCTGGAGCAGGTCGGCGTGATCGAGGAGGCGGCCACCGGGGCGGGCCCCACCGTCGCCGACATGGAGTCCACGATCGCCGAAGGGCGGCTACGGGAGGCCGAACGGGTGGTCAGGAGACGCCTCGCGGATCACGGCTCGGTGACCGGGATGGCCGAGCTGCGATCCCTGCTCGCGGAGATCATGTACCTGACCGGGCGGGGTGAGGAGGCCGTCAGGGAGGCCGAGACGGTGCTGGCCGTCCCCGGTCTGCCCCAGCACGTCCGCGACCGGGCCATCCTCGTGCGGCTGTACGCCGTCACGCGGCGGCGAAGCGGCGGCGCCGCGGCGGCGTACGCGAACGAGGTGGTCGAGGAGCGGTCCCGGCACGGTCCCGCGGCCACGGCCGCCGCGCTGATCGCCCTCGCCACGGCCGCACGGGAGGAAGGCCGGTTCGGGGACGCGCTGGCGCTGGCCGAGGACGCCCGCCGGCTGACGGAGGACGCCCGCCGGCCGGCCGGCGTGGGCGGGCCCGAGCGGCGCCGCTACGAGGTGTGCCTCCTCACCGCCGCCCTGCTCACGGACGTGCGCCGGCTCGACGAGGCCAGGGCCATGCTCCGGCAGGCACGCAAAGAGATGTTCGCCAACGGCCATCTGGCCTGGGCCGCGGACGCGTCGGCGGTGGAGGCCCGCGCCGAACTGGCCGAGGGACGGCTTGACGGCGCGTCCGGCGAGGCCGAGCGCGCGCTGGATCTCGCCGGCGCGCTGGACACGCCCCTGTCGGCCGCGGAGGCCGCCGCCGTGCTCGCCGCCGTCGCGCTGCGGCGTGGCGACCTGCGCGAGGCGAGGCGACATGTCGCGGACCCGCCCGAAGGGTCGCTGGAGACACGTACCCGCCACGCGTTGCTGGCCGCGCGGATCACGGAGGCCAAAGACGGCCCGCACAGTGCGATGCCTCTGCTCACCGGCCTCTCCTGGTCGCTGTCACTCGCCATGGAGCCCACGGCGGCACCGTGGCTGGTCAGGGTCGCGCTCGCCGCGGACGACCGGTCCGCGGCGGAGTCCGTCGCCGCCGCGGCGGACGCCCTCAGCCGGGCCAGCCCGCGGTTTCCCGCGCTGGCCGCGTCCGCCGCGCACGTCCGGGGCCTGCTCGACGGCGATCGTGACGCTCTCGCACGTGCCGCCGAGCAGGCCGCGGACGCATGGGCGCGGGCCTCGGCCGAGGAGGATCTCGGTGTGGCGCTCGACGCGGCCGGGCAGCGTGAGGAGGCGGTGAGAAGCCTGGACCGTGCCCTCGCGGCGTACGTCGAGACGGGATCCGCCAGGGACGCGGCCCGCATCCGGCAGCGGTTGCGCGGCATGGGGGTGCGCCACCGGCACTGGAACTCCGCCAAACGGCCGGCCTCCGGCTGGGACAGCCTCACCGAGACCGAGTACACCGTTTCGCTGCTGGTCGTGGACGGGTGGACGAACCGGCAGATCGCCGAGCAGATGTTCATCAGCGTGCACACGGTCACGTTCCATCTGCGACAGGTCTACCGGAAGCTGAGCATCAACTCCCGCGTCGAACTCGCCCGCCTCGCGGTGGCGCAGGGGCGGGTCGACCCCGGCCGGGCACAGGACGGAAGACGGGACTGA
- a CDS encoding cytochrome d ubiquinol oxidase subunit II, with translation MPLPEIMLAVLWVGLTAYVLFGGADFGGGIWDLLAGGAAKGRRQRALVEHSIGPVWEANHVWLIFVIVLMWTGIPSVFAAIASTLYIPLTLAALGIIARGAAFAFRKVSTELWQQRLFGATFAFSSVATPFFLGTAAGAIASGRVPPGIAKGDLVGSWVNPTSLAAGALAVGTAAYLAAVYLTRDAQRAGDADLVHAFRRRALGCGAVVGVLSAAGLLVLRADAPALFAEITSGRALPLLVLSVVAGLASLVLLWRRAYLAVRVTAALAVTGLLWGWGVGQYPSLLPGVSLADAAATDAVLAASLGSLAVGAVLLLPSLWWLYATFQRDRVAARSDREP, from the coding sequence ATGCCGCTGCCGGAGATCATGCTGGCCGTCCTGTGGGTCGGGCTGACCGCGTACGTGTTGTTCGGCGGCGCCGACTTCGGCGGCGGGATCTGGGACCTGCTGGCCGGCGGTGCGGCGAAGGGCCGGCGGCAGCGGGCGCTGGTCGAGCACTCCATCGGCCCCGTCTGGGAGGCCAACCACGTCTGGCTGATCTTCGTCATCGTGCTGATGTGGACCGGCATCCCGTCCGTGTTCGCCGCGATAGCCTCCACCCTCTACATCCCGCTGACGCTGGCGGCCCTGGGCATCATCGCGCGCGGCGCCGCGTTCGCCTTCCGCAAGGTCTCCACCGAGCTGTGGCAGCAGCGGCTGTTCGGCGCCACGTTCGCCTTCTCCTCCGTCGCCACGCCGTTCTTCCTCGGCACGGCGGCCGGGGCCATCGCGTCGGGCCGGGTGCCGCCGGGCATCGCCAAGGGCGACCTGGTGGGCAGCTGGGTCAACCCCACGTCGCTGGCGGCGGGCGCGCTGGCCGTCGGCACCGCCGCGTACCTGGCCGCCGTCTACCTGACCCGGGACGCCCAGCGCGCCGGGGACGCCGACCTGGTGCACGCCTTCCGGCGGCGGGCCTTGGGCTGCGGCGCGGTCGTGGGGGTGTTGTCCGCCGCCGGGCTGCTCGTGCTGCGTGCCGACGCGCCCGCCCTGTTCGCCGAGATCACCTCCGGCCGCGCCCTTCCGCTGCTGGTGTTGTCCGTCGTGGCAGGGCTGGCCTCGCTGGTGCTGCTGTGGCGGCGCGCCTACCTCGCCGTACGGGTCACCGCCGCGCTCGCCGTGACGGGCCTGCTGTGGGGATGGGGCGTCGGCCAGTACCCGTCCCTGCTGCCCGGGGTCTCCCTCGCCGACGCCGCAGCCACCGATGCGGTCCTGGCGGCCAGCCTGGGCTCCCTGGCCGTGGGCGCGGTGTTGCTGCTGCCGTCGCTCTGGTGGTTGTACGCCACCTTCCAGCGGGACCGGGTCGCCGCCCGCTCCGACCGCGAGCCCTGA
- a CDS encoding cytochrome ubiquinol oxidase subunit I gives MIIHVVDAAVADLGAARMQMALSLGWHIVVACLGVGMPAITLLAEWRGHRTGDVHYRLLARRWARAMGVLFAVGAVSGTILSFEMGLLWPGLMGVYGEVIGLPFSLEGIAFFIEAIFLGIYLYAWDRMPPTAHLLSGIPIVLAGVASAFFVVCANAWMQQPVGFRAEKGRIVAVDPWAAMFNPSAPAMTVHMILAAFMVAGFLMASVYAVAMLRGRRDRYHRLGLLLPMTVAAIVTPVQIGVGDWAAHTVADNQPIKLAAMEGVFETARGVPLHLGGIEIDGELRYALEIPYGLSLLAHWDPNAEIRGLNEVPPADRPPVNVVHWAFQIMVGLGLALLVLAVWLALSWKRRRDLPSSPWFLRATAWSGVAAVVALEAGWIVTEVGRQPWIVYRVMRTSEAVNPAPGLVYGFVLVTAVYVALTVATVYVLRRLARDVPVPIAPQERDVTDYKVV, from the coding sequence ATGATCATTCACGTGGTGGACGCCGCCGTCGCCGACCTCGGCGCGGCCAGAATGCAGATGGCTCTGTCGCTCGGCTGGCACATCGTCGTCGCCTGCCTGGGCGTCGGCATGCCGGCCATCACGTTGCTCGCGGAGTGGCGCGGCCACCGCACGGGCGACGTCCATTACCGGCTGCTGGCCCGCCGCTGGGCGCGGGCGATGGGCGTGTTGTTCGCGGTCGGCGCGGTGTCGGGGACGATCCTGTCGTTCGAGATGGGGCTGCTGTGGCCGGGGCTGATGGGCGTCTACGGCGAGGTCATCGGGCTGCCGTTCTCGCTGGAAGGCATCGCGTTCTTCATCGAGGCCATCTTCCTCGGCATTTACCTGTACGCCTGGGACCGCATGCCGCCGACGGCGCACCTGCTGTCCGGCATCCCGATCGTGCTGGCGGGGGTCGCCAGCGCGTTCTTCGTCGTCTGCGCCAACGCCTGGATGCAGCAGCCGGTGGGTTTCCGGGCCGAGAAGGGCCGCATTGTCGCGGTGGACCCGTGGGCGGCCATGTTCAACCCGTCGGCGCCGGCGATGACCGTCCACATGATCCTGGCCGCGTTCATGGTCGCCGGGTTCCTCATGGCGAGCGTGTACGCCGTCGCCATGCTGCGCGGCCGGCGTGATCGGTACCACCGGCTCGGCCTGCTGCTCCCGATGACCGTCGCGGCGATCGTCACCCCCGTGCAGATCGGCGTCGGCGACTGGGCCGCGCACACCGTCGCGGACAACCAGCCGATCAAGCTCGCCGCCATGGAGGGCGTGTTCGAGACGGCGCGCGGGGTCCCGCTCCATCTGGGCGGCATCGAGATCGACGGCGAGTTGCGGTACGCGCTGGAGATCCCCTACGGGCTGTCGCTGCTGGCCCACTGGGATCCGAACGCCGAGATCCGCGGGCTCAACGAGGTGCCGCCGGCCGACCGGCCACCGGTCAACGTCGTGCACTGGGCGTTCCAGATCATGGTGGGGCTGGGTCTCGCCCTCCTGGTCCTGGCGGTCTGGCTGGCGCTGTCCTGGAAACGACGGCGTGACCTGCCGAGTTCGCCCTGGTTCCTGCGTGCGACGGCGTGGTCGGGTGTGGCCGCGGTGGTGGCGCTGGAGGCCGGCTGGATCGTCACCGAGGTGGGCAGGCAACCGTGGATCGTGTACCGCGTGATGCGCACGTCCGAGGCGGTCAACCCGGCGCCCGGCCTGGTGTACGGCTTCGTCCTGGTGACCGCGGTCTACGTGGCGCTCACCGTGGCCACGGTCTACGTGCTGCGCCGCCTGGCCCGCGACGTCCCCGTGCCGATCGCGCCGCAGGAGCGTGACGTCACCGATTACAAGGTCGTGTGA
- a CDS encoding aldehyde dehydrogenase family protein gives MNVRNPVTGRIERPLAPVPPDRLAGVAAELRMMAPAWRDADRGTLLSRFGAALAADDELLAALVADTGRVAESLLERQIVAGLIDRWVRQAPALLAPPAEFPASLPGVHVGGDLVPYELVGAITPWNFPLLLGLIDAVPALAAGCAVVVKPSEVTPRFIEPLMRLVPDGLPLRVVEGDGATGSALVDLVDAVVFTGSVPTGRLVAQAAARAFVPAYLELGGKDPAIVLAGADLDRATSAILWGGTANAGQSCQSIERVYVAREVHDEFLTLLADKAAQVGLTCEGGPIGPIIAPEQPDVLAAHLADAVAKGAVVHTGGEIERHGGGHWCRPTVLSGVDHTMLVMTEETFGPLLPVMAVDGPDEAVALANDSVYGLSAAVFAATEEEARAVAARLHAGAVSVNDASLTALVHEGEKHSFRLSGLGGSRMGPASISRFLRRRAFLVNRSDAADPWWHATKE, from the coding sequence ATGAACGTCCGCAACCCGGTCACCGGCCGGATCGAGCGGCCGCTCGCGCCCGTCCCGCCCGACCGGCTGGCCGGCGTCGCGGCCGAGCTGCGCATGATGGCCCCGGCCTGGCGGGACGCCGACCGTGGCACGCTGCTGTCGCGGTTCGGGGCCGCGCTCGCCGCCGACGACGAGCTGCTGGCCGCGCTGGTGGCCGACACCGGCAGGGTGGCGGAGTCGTTGCTGGAGCGGCAGATCGTGGCCGGGCTCATCGACCGGTGGGTACGCCAGGCGCCCGCGCTGCTGGCGCCGCCCGCCGAGTTCCCCGCCTCGCTGCCCGGCGTGCACGTCGGCGGGGATCTGGTGCCGTACGAGCTGGTCGGGGCGATCACCCCGTGGAACTTCCCGCTGCTGCTCGGCCTCATCGACGCCGTGCCGGCGCTGGCCGCCGGGTGCGCGGTGGTGGTGAAGCCGAGTGAGGTGACGCCCAGGTTCATCGAGCCGCTCATGCGGCTGGTGCCCGACGGGTTGCCGCTGCGGGTCGTGGAGGGCGACGGGGCGACGGGTTCGGCGCTGGTGGACCTGGTGGACGCCGTGGTGTTCACCGGCAGCGTGCCGACCGGGCGGCTGGTGGCGCAGGCCGCCGCCCGCGCGTTCGTGCCCGCGTACCTGGAGCTCGGTGGCAAGGACCCGGCGATCGTGCTGGCCGGCGCGGACCTCGACCGGGCGACGTCGGCGATCCTGTGGGGCGGCACCGCCAACGCCGGGCAGTCCTGCCAGTCCATCGAACGCGTCTACGTGGCGCGGGAGGTCCACGACGAGTTCCTGACGCTGCTCGCGGACAAGGCCGCCCAGGTGGGCCTGACCTGCGAGGGTGGGCCGATCGGCCCGATCATCGCGCCGGAGCAGCCCGATGTGCTCGCCGCGCACCTCGCCGACGCCGTGGCCAAGGGAGCGGTCGTGCACACGGGCGGGGAGATCGAGCGGCACGGCGGCGGCCACTGGTGCCGCCCGACCGTGTTGTCCGGGGTCGATCACACGATGCTGGTGATGACGGAGGAGACGTTCGGCCCGCTGCTGCCCGTCATGGCCGTGGACGGGCCGGACGAGGCGGTCGCGCTGGCCAACGACTCGGTGTACGGGCTGTCGGCCGCCGTATTCGCCGCCACGGAGGAGGAGGCCAGAGCCGTGGCGGCCCGGCTGCACGCCGGGGCGGTCAGCGTCAACGACGCCTCGCTGACCGCGCTCGTGCACGAAGGCGAGAAACACTCCTTCCGGCTGTCCGGGCTCGGCGGCTCCCGCATGGGTCCCGCCTCCATCAGCCGGTTCCTGCGCCGCCGGGCCTTCCTGGTCAACCGATCCGACGCCGCCGACCCGTGGTGGCATGCGACGAAGGAGTAA
- a CDS encoding nitrilase-related carbon-nitrogen hydrolase, whose translation MTAFTALALQVRTQSINGAADPRAEIRAAIERIGAQVGGSKAWLGPGLRLVVLSEYVLTGFPMRESFAEWREQAALDPGGPEYRALAGIAVTHDVYLCVNAYERDEHFPELYFQASVILSPAGKTVLRYRRLHSMFTPTPYDVWGDYVEIYGMDGVLPVARTEIGNLAVLASEEILMPELARALALRGAEVFCHPTSEASSPALTPKAIARRARAVENLAYVVSANTGGLSGIAIPGDSTNGGSELIDHEGRVLAQAGAGESLVAAAELDLTVLRRARRRPGMANLPSRVKTGLWAEEYARHDGERPGGLASGTRDRAWFRTRQAETIKRLYG comes from the coding sequence ATGACGGCGTTCACCGCGCTGGCGCTGCAGGTGCGGACCCAGTCCATCAACGGGGCCGCCGATCCGCGGGCCGAGATCCGTGCCGCGATCGAGCGCATCGGCGCGCAGGTCGGCGGCTCGAAGGCGTGGCTCGGGCCCGGCCTGCGGCTGGTGGTGCTGTCCGAGTACGTGCTGACCGGGTTCCCGATGCGGGAGAGCTTCGCCGAGTGGCGCGAGCAGGCCGCGCTCGATCCCGGCGGCCCGGAGTACCGGGCGCTCGCCGGGATCGCCGTCACGCACGACGTGTACCTGTGCGTGAACGCCTACGAGCGTGACGAGCACTTCCCCGAGCTGTACTTCCAGGCGTCGGTGATCCTCTCTCCAGCCGGGAAGACGGTGTTGCGGTACCGCAGGCTGCACTCGATGTTCACGCCGACCCCGTACGACGTGTGGGGCGACTACGTGGAGATCTACGGCATGGACGGCGTGCTGCCGGTGGCCCGCACCGAGATCGGCAACCTGGCGGTGCTGGCCTCGGAGGAGATCCTGATGCCGGAGCTGGCCCGCGCGCTGGCGTTGCGCGGCGCGGAGGTGTTCTGCCACCCCACCTCCGAGGCGTCGTCCCCGGCGCTGACGCCCAAGGCGATCGCCCGCCGGGCCCGAGCGGTGGAGAACCTCGCCTACGTGGTGTCGGCCAACACCGGCGGCCTGTCCGGCATCGCCATCCCCGGCGACTCGACCAACGGCGGCTCCGAGCTGATCGACCACGAGGGGCGGGTGCTCGCGCAGGCAGGCGCGGGCGAGTCGCTGGTCGCCGCGGCCGAGCTCGACCTCACCGTCCTGCGCCGGGCTCGGCGGCGGCCCGGCATGGCCAACCTGCCGAGCCGGGTGAAAACCGGGTTGTGGGCCGAGGAGTACGCCAGGCACGACGGCGAGCGCCCTGGCGGGCTGGCCTCCGGCACCAGGGACCGCGCGTGGTTCCGCACCCGGCAGGCCGAGACGATCAAGCGGCTGTACGGCTAA
- a CDS encoding ABC transporter permease has protein sequence MTRRSPWQRPARYWPLPVAVIAWELATRSAQAAYFPPPSRIAARLHEMWFSGPLWRMFLTDEAVADLLPSLGRLFAGWGIACAAGVLAGVALGRSYLLSALVEPLVHFGRSVPPATLLPVFLLLFKIGTPMELASIVYGVIWPVLINSMDGARHVDLQYIETGAVYRLSAWQRLTRIILPAAAPKIFAGLRLSVSLALIMMIISELVGSSEGIGHRMLEAQSQFDIPAMWAVIVLLGLLGIALNTAFLGVERLLLSWHRGARG, from the coding sequence ATGACCCGGCGTTCGCCCTGGCAGCGGCCGGCGCGGTATTGGCCGCTGCCCGTGGCCGTCATCGCCTGGGAGCTGGCCACCCGCTCTGCGCAGGCCGCCTATTTCCCGCCGCCGTCGCGCATCGCGGCCCGGTTGCACGAGATGTGGTTCTCCGGGCCGCTCTGGCGGATGTTCCTGACCGACGAGGCCGTCGCCGACCTGCTGCCGAGCCTGGGCCGGTTGTTCGCCGGCTGGGGCATCGCGTGCGCGGCCGGCGTGCTGGCGGGGGTCGCGCTCGGCCGCTCGTACCTGCTGTCGGCGCTGGTGGAACCGCTGGTGCACTTCGGCAGGTCGGTGCCGCCCGCGACGCTGCTGCCGGTCTTCCTGCTGCTGTTCAAGATCGGCACCCCGATGGAGCTCGCCTCGATCGTGTACGGCGTCATCTGGCCGGTGCTGATCAACTCCATGGACGGCGCCCGCCACGTCGACCTCCAGTACATCGAGACCGGCGCCGTCTACCGGCTGAGCGCCTGGCAGCGGCTCACAAGGATCATCCTGCCCGCCGCCGCCCCGAAGATCTTCGCCGGGCTGCGGCTGAGCGTGTCCCTGGCGCTGATCATGATGATCATCTCGGAGCTGGTCGGCAGCAGCGAAGGCATCGGCCACCGCATGCTGGAGGCGCAGAGCCAGTTCGACATCCCCGCCATGTGGGCCGTGATCGTGCTGCTCGGGCTGCTCGGCATCGCGCTCAACACCGCGTTCCTGGGGGTCGAGCGGCTGCTGTTGTCCTGGCACCGCGGCGCCCGCGGTTAG